Proteins encoded together in one Jaculus jaculus isolate mJacJac1 chromosome 7, mJacJac1.mat.Y.cur, whole genome shotgun sequence window:
- the LOC123462259 gene encoding ubiquitin-like protein 5, giving the protein MIEVVCSDRLGKKVRVKCNTDDTIGDLKKLIAAQTGTRCDKIVLKKWYMIFKDNVSLEDYEIHDGMNLELYYQ; this is encoded by the coding sequence ATGAtcgaggttgtttgcagtgaccgtCTGGGGAAGAAAGTCCGCGTGAAGTGCAACACCGATGACACCATTGGGGACCTTAAGAAACTGATCGCAGCTCAAACTGGCACCCGTTGTGACAAGATTGTCCTTAAAAAGTGGTACATGATTTTTAAAGACAACGTGTCACTGGAAGACTATGAAATTCATGATGGGATGAACCTGGAGCTTTATTACCAATAG